The region GATAAAACGTTACCACCATATCTGCCCACTGCCGTTGCGGACGAATGAATTGTTCAGAATCAGGTTCGCGCTTCTGCATTTCAGCCAACACCTGCTCCTCAGTATACCCCCGCTTTTGAGTATCTCGCTTGATCTTCCATTGAGCGCGAAGATCTTCAGGGGGTGCCAGATACACCTTAACGTCGTAACAATCGCGCGCCCCTCGGGTTGAATACCCCAACAACCCTTCCACCACTACAAACTTGTTGGGTTTGATATATTCCGGCGCTTCAAATGTACCCGTTTTGTGGCTGTAAATTGGCTTGAGAATTGGTTGCCCAGTTCTCAATAGCGAAAGATGCTGCTGCATAATGTCCAGATAGTTACAGTCAGGATGCAAGGCAGTAATGCCAAGCTCTGCCCGCTGCTTGCGATCGTAGCGGTGATAGTCATCTGTGCAAATCACCGTCACGTTTTCTGGACCTAAGATTTGAGCAATTCCCCGCGTTAGTGTTGTCTTCCCAGCAGCACTATCTCCGACAATACCTAGAATAATCGGGCGATAAGACATGAATCCTCCGATGCGGGAAATACGTCTTTATTGGTTCAAGATTGGTTTATTGTAGGAAGGAATGGGAAGG is a window of Leptolyngbyaceae cyanobacterium JSC-12 DNA encoding:
- a CDS encoding uridine kinase (IMG reference gene:2510095694~PFAM: Phosphoribulokinase / Uridine kinase family), whose protein sequence is MSYRPIILGIVGDSAAGKTTLTRGIAQILGPENVTVICTDDYHRYDRKQRAELGITALHPDCNYLDIMQQHLSLLRTGQPILKPIYSHKTGTFEAPEYIKPNKFVVVEGLLGYSTRGARDCYDVKVYLAPPEDLRAQWKIKRDTQKRGYTEEQVLAEMQKREPDSEQFIRPQRQWADMVVTFYPPPDQPDEGSNHLNVRLILRPNIPHPDLTQVVTCDTNSYSKAAIRLGLGRDMGKPVDVLEVDGHATEQQVMELEHFICGDIPNLMAMCNREMNPELGKVTGTTGETLQSFPLAITQLLTTYHMLKATQAYQ